One stretch of Punica granatum isolate Tunisia-2019 chromosome 5, ASM765513v2, whole genome shotgun sequence DNA includes these proteins:
- the LOC116206925 gene encoding 14 kDa zinc-binding protein: protein MRMAAAAAASSSGSFFILRGAYATATATAASLKASPRTAFSLFSPHRLRLSPTPSLSRRSVSYVRATGNEEDAAKAAAATADSGASTIFDKIINKEIPSTIVYEDDKVLAFRDVNPQAPVHVLVIPKLRDGLTQLGKAEERHGNILGRLMCAAKIVAEKEGILDGFRVVINNGPGACQSVYHLHLHVLGGRQMKWPPG, encoded by the exons ATGAGAATGGCTgccgctgctgctgcttcttcttcggGTTCCTTCTTCATTCTTCG GGGGGCCTATGCCACTGCCACTGCCACTGCTGCAAGTTTGAAAGCCTCCCCAAGAACCGCCTTCTCCCTATTCAGTCCCCACAGATTGAGATTATCGCCtaccccttctctctctcgcaG ATCGGTTTCCTATGTACGTGCTACAGGCAATgaagaggatgcagccaaagcaGCTGCTGCAACTGCTGACAGTGGAGCTTCTACCAT ATTTGATAAGATCATAAACAAGGAAATCCCTTCAACCATAGTGTACGAGGATGATAAGGTCCTGGCATTTCGTGACGTCAACCCCCAAGCTCCTGTCCATGTTCTTGTCATTCCAAAACTGAGAGATGGTTTAACTCAGCTGGGAAAG GCTGAGGAGAGACATGGGAATATACTGGGCCGGCTTATGTGTGCTGCAAAAATAGTGGCTGAAAAGGAGGGCATTCTTGATGGTTTTCGCGTGGTCATCAACAATGGTCCTGGTGCCT GTCAATCTGTTTATCATCTCCATTTGCATGTTCTTGGGGGCAGGCAGATGAAGTGGCCTCCCGGTTGA